One window from the genome of Rickettsiella endosymbiont of Xylota segnis encodes:
- the gmd gene encoding GDP-mannose 4,6-dehydratase — MTKKALITGITGQDGAYLAQFLLAKNYQVYGLIARRTSDSLWRLRELDIEHNVKLINGDMMDPASLVRAMEESEAIEVYNLAAQSFVGTSWEQPSLTGQVTALGVTHLLEAIRLINPQTKFYQASSSEIFGLIQAEQQNEKTPFYPRSPYGVAKLYGHWITINYRESFGLHASNGILFNHESPLRGIEFVSRKITSAVARITKGDLKKLYLGNIEAKRDWGYAGDYVEAMWLMLQQEKPDDYVIATGHSLSVRDLCKLAFSEVNLNYQDYIVIDPNLFRPAEVDILLGDSRKAKQQLKWEPKTDIKKLISMMVHTDIDRLN, encoded by the coding sequence ATGACCAAAAAAGCATTAATAACTGGGATAACTGGACAAGATGGAGCCTACCTCGCACAATTCCTCTTGGCAAAAAATTATCAGGTTTATGGCTTAATTGCACGCCGAACAAGTGATAGTCTATGGCGTTTACGTGAATTAGATATTGAACACAACGTTAAGCTGATTAATGGTGATATGATGGACCCAGCTTCTTTGGTGAGAGCCATGGAAGAATCTGAAGCCATTGAAGTTTATAATCTAGCTGCGCAAAGCTTTGTAGGCACCTCGTGGGAACAACCTAGTTTAACAGGTCAGGTGACCGCATTAGGCGTCACTCATCTTTTAGAAGCTATTCGTTTAATTAATCCTCAAACTAAATTTTATCAAGCTTCCAGCAGCGAAATCTTTGGTCTAATACAAGCCGAGCAACAAAATGAAAAAACCCCCTTTTATCCTCGTAGCCCTTACGGAGTTGCAAAACTCTACGGACATTGGATAACGATTAATTATCGAGAGAGTTTCGGACTACATGCTTCAAATGGTATTTTATTTAATCATGAATCTCCTTTACGAGGTATCGAGTTTGTCAGTCGGAAAATTACTAGTGCAGTAGCTCGAATAACAAAAGGTGATTTAAAGAAATTATATCTAGGCAATATAGAGGCTAAACGCGACTGGGGTTACGCTGGTGATTACGTCGAAGCCATGTGGCTAATGCTACAACAAGAAAAACCTGATGATTATGTTATTGCAACAGGTCATAGCCTAAGTGTAAGAGATTTATGTAAATTAGCATTTTCTGAGGTAAATTTAAATTATCAAGACTACATAGTTATTGATCCAAATCTTTTTCGACCTGCCGAAGTTGATATTTTGTTAGGAGACTCTAGAAAAGCAAAACAACAATTAAAATGGGAACCAAAAACTGATATAAAAAAATTAATATCCATGATGGTTCATACTGATATAGACAGGTTAAATTAA
- a CDS encoding glycosyltransferase family 1 protein, with product MNIILNTQSLRYPLTGIGWYARHLLEGLLKNSQISQITCIPSLNNSNFLATKKIIFHEGLKKIIKFFPPSYDCLVAYRNAHFTYKTRSLVEDKFIYHEPCYILKPYRGPKICTIHDLSHIHYPRYHPKDRIRFLIHHLPESIHNADHIITGSDFNRNELINFFKIPSYKITRIYHGVSKIFRPRKFNEIIDFLTHFNLQEKTYLLSVGTLEPRKNLERLIQAFKFLPENQKNKYPLVLVGSKGWKNYRFDKLIRSLLEKKQLYCLGYVPEAYLPYLYSGAHGFIYISIYEGFGLPLLEAMASGIPTLASTESAMPEVVGDAAMLVNPFDIERITEKLKQLIDDSTLRDKLKFLGPIQAAKFSWESCIENTIAVYRKTLNSFGTS from the coding sequence ATGAATATTATTCTTAATACACAAAGTTTACGCTATCCGTTAACGGGTATTGGTTGGTATGCTCGACATTTGCTTGAAGGGTTGCTAAAAAATAGTCAAATTAGCCAAATCACATGTATTCCGTCTTTAAATAATTCTAACTTTTTAGCAACTAAAAAAATTATTTTTCATGAAGGCTTAAAAAAAATTATAAAATTTTTTCCACCTTCTTACGATTGCTTAGTCGCTTATCGAAATGCTCACTTTACATATAAAACACGTTCTCTTGTAGAAGATAAATTTATTTATCATGAACCCTGTTACATTTTAAAACCATATCGAGGACCAAAAATCTGTACGATTCATGATTTATCTCATATTCATTACCCAAGATATCACCCTAAAGATAGAATACGATTTTTAATACATCATTTACCTGAAAGTATTCATAATGCAGATCACATCATTACAGGATCTGACTTTAATCGGAATGAACTTATTAATTTTTTTAAAATTCCATCTTATAAAATAACGCGCATTTATCATGGGGTTTCGAAAATATTTCGACCAAGAAAATTTAATGAGATAATTGATTTTTTAACTCATTTTAACTTACAAGAAAAAACTTATCTGCTCAGTGTCGGTACTTTAGAGCCAAGAAAAAATTTAGAACGTTTAATTCAAGCTTTTAAATTTTTACCAGAAAATCAAAAAAATAAATATCCTTTAGTTTTGGTAGGAAGCAAAGGCTGGAAGAACTACCGTTTTGATAAATTAATACGCTCGTTGCTTGAAAAAAAACAATTGTATTGTTTGGGTTATGTGCCAGAAGCCTATTTACCTTATTTATATTCAGGTGCACATGGTTTTATCTACATCTCCATATACGAAGGTTTTGGTTTGCCTTTATTGGAGGCGATGGCTAGTGGTATACCTACACTTGCCAGTACTGAGTCAGCAATGCCAGAAGTAGTAGGAGATGCAGCTATGCTGGTAAATCCATTTGATATTGAGCGAATAACAGAGAAGTTAAAGCAATTAATAGATGATTCAACTTTACGTGATAAGTTAAAATTTTTAGGTCCTATACAGGCGGCTAAGTTTTCTTGGGAATCTTGTATAGAAAATACAATTGCTGTTTACCGTAAAACACTCAATTCTTTTGGAACTAGTTAA
- a CDS encoding class I SAM-dependent methyltransferase — translation MQEKNIGTFRSDVIENGGYRYSKTEKLSSKLSSARTSKAIHQVLGPLEGKRIIDIGCGDGIFTQELLALNPAFVTGVDPNDAAISVAKKNMAHIKNIEFHVMDVYQIPPIKKYDIVIIRGVLHHLYQVEKAIKIICNIADEVIVAEPNGYNPVLKIMEKVSPYHILHEEKSYAPRQLNKWFKNNGGIIIESLYVGFVPLFCPNFLAKILNFFEPFLEKTPLLRAFSCGQYIQKIQLKSFN, via the coding sequence ATGCAAGAAAAAAACATAGGCACTTTTAGATCAGATGTTATTGAAAATGGCGGCTATCGCTACTCTAAAACTGAAAAATTATCAAGTAAATTATCCAGTGCAAGAACAAGCAAAGCTATTCATCAAGTTTTAGGTCCCTTAGAGGGTAAGCGAATTATAGATATTGGGTGTGGTGATGGGATATTTACTCAAGAACTTCTTGCATTGAATCCTGCGTTTGTGACAGGAGTCGATCCTAATGATGCGGCTATTTCGGTTGCAAAAAAAAATATGGCGCACATAAAAAATATTGAATTTCATGTAATGGATGTCTATCAAATCCCCCCCATTAAAAAATATGACATAGTCATTATACGCGGAGTCTTACATCATTTGTATCAAGTTGAAAAAGCTATCAAAATAATATGTAATATTGCTGATGAAGTTATTGTTGCTGAACCGAATGGCTATAATCCAGTGCTGAAAATTATGGAGAAAGTTTCGCCTTATCATATTCTTCACGAAGAAAAATCATATGCCCCTAGGCAACTAAACAAATGGTTCAAAAACAACGGCGGAATCATAATTGAATCCCTATATGTTGGATTCGTACCTTTATTTTGTCCAAATTTTTTAGCTAAAATATTAAATTTCTTTGAACCATTCTTGGAAAAAACACCTTTACTTCGCGCATTCTCATGTGGCCAATATATACAAAAAATTCAGCTGAAAAGTTTTAACTAG
- a CDS encoding mannose-1-phosphate guanylyltransferase/mannose-6-phosphate isomerase produces MLIPVVLSGGNGSRLWPVSREAHPKPFIRLNNDPYSLIQKTYHRAINIPNVEKIITVTNFEYYYQSKKELIDLGQADIAKKFNFILEPYSRNTAAAIAFSALFVNEFIGPDAILLVLPADHIILNQDKFNLNVEKAYQLAKQELLTTFGIIPHKPETAYGYIQYLESTELDYAYEVINFHEKPMPEEAQSFIEQGNYLWNSGIFCFSAQIFLKALKQYTPELYFKIVNCWKLSFKKNNPSQDKLNLDEQSFCRLENISIDYALMEKAKNIAVIPADFGWSDIGSWDALNTLLQPEENGNRILGNACLQETYNTTIYSQNSPGRLIAAIGIENLTIVDSSDALLICKHTHIQKVKQLVEKLKLNGHEAYRYHQTVYRPWGHYTILDQGPNYKLKRLTVHQGESLSLQLHQHRSEYWVVVSGIATVENNREKIILKENESTFIALGNKHCLSNFSNKDLILIELQIGSYLEEDDIIRFKDNYERENNIDKKQTNLCL; encoded by the coding sequence ATGCTTATCCCCGTTGTTTTGTCAGGTGGGAATGGGTCTCGTTTATGGCCAGTTTCCCGTGAAGCACACCCAAAACCTTTTATCCGACTTAATAATGATCCTTATTCATTAATACAAAAAACTTATCATCGCGCTATCAACATACCTAATGTAGAAAAAATCATTACCGTCACTAACTTTGAATATTATTACCAAAGTAAAAAAGAACTTATCGATTTGGGTCAGGCCGATATAGCAAAAAAATTCAACTTTATATTAGAACCTTATTCTCGAAATACCGCAGCGGCTATTGCTTTCAGTGCGTTATTTGTAAATGAATTTATCGGGCCTGATGCTATATTATTAGTATTACCTGCTGATCATATCATTTTGAATCAAGACAAGTTTAACTTAAATGTAGAAAAAGCATATCAGCTAGCAAAACAAGAATTATTAACTACTTTTGGGATTATTCCTCACAAACCCGAAACAGCGTATGGATATATTCAATATCTGGAATCAACGGAGTTGGATTACGCTTATGAGGTTATAAATTTTCATGAAAAACCTATGCCTGAAGAAGCACAATCTTTCATAGAACAGGGTAATTATCTTTGGAATTCTGGAATTTTTTGTTTTAGTGCTCAAATATTTTTAAAGGCATTAAAGCAGTATACACCAGAGCTTTATTTTAAGATTGTAAATTGCTGGAAATTAAGTTTTAAAAAAAATAACCCCTCACAGGATAAGCTAAATTTAGATGAACAAAGCTTTTGTAGATTAGAAAATATTTCGATTGATTACGCATTAATGGAAAAAGCTAAAAACATTGCTGTTATACCTGCTGATTTTGGTTGGTCTGATATAGGTTCTTGGGATGCGTTAAATACATTATTACAGCCAGAAGAAAATGGCAATCGAATACTAGGCAACGCCTGTTTACAGGAAACTTATAATACAACAATTTACAGTCAAAATTCACCAGGAAGATTAATTGCTGCGATTGGAATCGAAAATTTAACTATTGTAGATTCCAGTGACGCTTTACTTATTTGTAAACATACACATATTCAAAAAGTTAAGCAATTAGTAGAGAAATTAAAATTAAATGGACACGAAGCTTATCGCTATCATCAAACGGTTTATCGACCCTGGGGACACTACACCATATTAGATCAAGGACCCAATTATAAACTAAAACGATTAACTGTACATCAGGGTGAAAGTTTATCCTTACAATTGCATCAACATCGTAGTGAATATTGGGTAGTTGTATCCGGAATTGCCACAGTTGAAAATAATCGCGAGAAAATAATACTAAAAGAAAATGAATCAACATTTATTGCATTAGGAAATAAACATTGCTTAAGTAATTTTAGCAATAAGGATTTAATTTTAATTGAGTTACAAATTGGCAGTTACTTGGAAGAAGACGATATTATTCGATTTAAGGATAATTATGAACGTGAAAATAATATAGATAAAAAACAAACTAATCTTTGCTTGTAA
- a CDS encoding glycosyltransferase — protein sequence MENVLHLGKFSSERAGGIETVVDMLLLGLSLDFNLCNLVANNTFKNKITEQAGYIEYSAALMGIFARTPFCPTMPYYIKKLYQRYRFSIVHLHLPNPMAHLASEILPLSVKRIISWHSDVIHQKKLLQIYQPFVNRLLKQANAVIVSTPYLAEHSSQIKVARDRNTIHIIPYGVDFDYFLINKYHERIDQIKYQYSGYFLIFALGRHVFYKGFCFLIEAMKQLPKNIILLLGGEGPLTSKLQQQVKNSQLEHRVYFLGQITKQDLPAYYHACDVFCLPSIDQSEAFGIAQLEAMACAKPVICCDVTHAASNLNQDGVTGFVVSPRCPTSLADAICKLYQKPALRLSLGRAAYYYANKKFTTKKMVKQIKNLYQEIIIN from the coding sequence ATGGAAAACGTTTTACATTTAGGTAAATTCTCCAGCGAACGAGCCGGGGGTATCGAGACGGTTGTTGATATGTTACTGCTGGGGTTAAGTCTCGATTTTAATTTGTGCAATTTAGTTGCTAATAACACTTTTAAGAACAAAATAACCGAACAAGCAGGATACATTGAATATAGTGCAGCCTTAATGGGTATTTTTGCCCGAACCCCTTTTTGTCCTACTATGCCTTACTATATAAAAAAACTGTATCAGCGATATCGGTTTTCTATTGTTCATTTACATTTGCCTAATCCTATGGCACACCTAGCCTCGGAAATTTTACCTCTCTCAGTGAAGCGAATTATCAGCTGGCATAGCGATGTTATACACCAAAAAAAATTACTACAGATATATCAACCCTTCGTCAATCGCTTATTAAAACAAGCCAACGCAGTAATTGTATCCACTCCTTACTTGGCTGAACATTCTAGCCAAATTAAAGTTGCTAGAGACCGAAATACTATTCATATTATTCCTTACGGAGTAGATTTTGATTATTTTTTAATCAATAAATATCATGAAAGGATTGATCAAATTAAATACCAATATTCTGGTTATTTTCTGATATTTGCTTTAGGTAGACATGTTTTTTACAAAGGTTTTTGTTTTTTAATTGAAGCAATGAAACAATTACCTAAAAATATTATTTTATTATTAGGAGGTGAAGGTCCATTAACCTCTAAATTACAGCAACAAGTCAAAAATTCTCAACTTGAACATCGCGTTTATTTTTTGGGTCAAATCACAAAGCAGGATTTACCAGCTTATTACCATGCTTGCGATGTGTTTTGCTTGCCATCGATTGATCAAAGTGAAGCATTTGGAATTGCCCAATTGGAAGCGATGGCTTGCGCAAAACCTGTTATTTGTTGCGATGTGACTCATGCAGCAAGTAATTTGAATCAAGATGGTGTAACGGGTTTTGTCGTTTCTCCGCGTTGCCCAACTTCACTTGCGGATGCAATTTGCAAACTATATCAAAAACCTGCATTACGTCTATCTTTAGGGAGAGCGGCTTATTATTATGCTAATAAGAAATTTACTACCAAAAAAATGGTTAAACAGATAAAAAATCTTTATCAAGAAATTATTATAAATTAA
- a CDS encoding glycosyltransferase family 2 protein translates to MPKIKLSISIVVYQEIFLQIKDCLSSLIGSIPDDICYEITLVDNGALELNKDCSFEIELKKCFPNLPIYYLFSAKNGGYGYGHNQVILKSKADYHLILNNDVYMMPNTLKNALDFMQQHKHVGMLVPDVYDMDEKRVYLCRHNPSLWISFLRRFAPVFLKKIFQKKLSKFQMQDKNYNENMFKLSNPTGCFMFCRLELLKQLGGFDEKFFMYYDDSDLGRRMAKISQIAYSPTVRIKHVWRRAAYQNRRMAWIASKSALYYSWKWLLK, encoded by the coding sequence ATGCCGAAAATTAAACTTTCTATCAGTATCGTTGTTTACCAAGAAATTTTTTTACAAATAAAAGATTGTCTTTCAAGCCTTATCGGTTCAATTCCTGATGATATTTGTTATGAAATTACATTAGTAGATAATGGTGCTTTAGAATTAAATAAAGATTGTAGTTTCGAAATAGAACTAAAAAAATGTTTTCCAAATTTACCGATTTACTATTTGTTTTCGGCTAAAAATGGAGGTTATGGTTACGGGCATAATCAAGTAATTTTAAAAAGCAAGGCAGATTACCATCTTATTCTCAACAATGATGTATACATGATGCCGAATACTTTAAAAAATGCATTGGATTTTATGCAGCAACATAAGCATGTGGGTATGTTAGTCCCAGATGTTTACGATATGGATGAAAAACGTGTATATCTGTGCCGGCATAACCCAAGTCTTTGGATTAGTTTTTTACGGCGTTTTGCCCCTGTATTTTTAAAGAAAATTTTTCAAAAAAAATTAAGTAAATTTCAGATGCAAGATAAAAATTATAATGAAAATATGTTTAAATTAAGTAATCCCACGGGTTGTTTTATGTTCTGTCGATTGGAGTTACTCAAACAATTAGGAGGGTTCGATGAAAAATTCTTTATGTACTATGATGATTCTGATTTGGGTCGACGTATGGCAAAAATTTCCCAAATAGCCTATTCACCTACTGTTAGAATTAAACACGTATGGCGGCGTGCGGCTTATCAAAACAGACGTATGGCATGGATTGCGAGTAAATCAGCGCTATACTATTCCTGGAAATGGTTGTTAAAATAA
- the rfbC gene encoding dTDP-4-dehydrorhamnose 3,5-epimerase — protein MKVIQTPIQDLLIIDPKSHHDDRGFFFEAFQSERYQRLLKKKINFVQDNLSRSTKNVLRGLHYQIQQPQDKLITVIRGSAFDVAVDIRTESATFGQWFGIILNDENHYQLFIPKGFAHGFCVLSEIVDFHYKCSDYYNAEAEQGILWSDPGLAINWPLKTPLLSTKDKKYNCLKNIPSELLF, from the coding sequence ATGAAAGTTATTCAAACCCCTATTCAAGATTTACTTATAATTGATCCTAAATCTCATCACGATGATCGAGGCTTTTTTTTTGAAGCTTTCCAGTCAGAACGTTATCAGCGATTACTGAAAAAAAAAATTAATTTCGTGCAAGATAATCTATCTCGTTCCACTAAAAATGTTTTGCGGGGGCTGCATTATCAGATCCAACAACCACAAGATAAATTAATCACGGTCATCCGCGGCAGTGCTTTCGATGTGGCTGTGGATATCAGAACCGAATCAGCTACTTTCGGTCAATGGTTTGGTATTATTTTAAATGATGAAAATCATTATCAACTTTTTATCCCAAAAGGCTTTGCTCATGGGTTTTGTGTACTAAGTGAAATCGTCGATTTTCATTATAAATGCAGTGATTACTATAATGCAGAAGCTGAACAAGGCATACTTTGGTCAGACCCTGGCCTGGCTATAAATTGGCCTCTCAAAACCCCCTTATTATCAACTAAAGATAAAAAATATAATTGCTTAAAAAATATTCCGTCTGAATTATTATTTTAA
- the rfbA gene encoding glucose-1-phosphate thymidylyltransferase RfbA, whose translation MKGIILSGGSGTRLHPITKSISKQLLPIYDKPMIYYPLSALMLAGIQEILIITSIEALQQYQGLLGNGQQWGINLNYLTQENPEGLAQAFIIGEKFIGDDSVALILGDNLFYGEKFSETVKSAAGKQYGAQIFCYYVNDPERYGVAVFDKKQNLIDIEEKPKLPKSNWAVTGLYFYDNQVIDIAKNIKPSQRGELEITDVNLKYLSQGQLAHRLISRGSTWLDTGTHDALLEASHFVQVVEKRQGLKIACLEEIAWRKGFINAETLEISARKLLNCSYGNYLLDIIKREL comes from the coding sequence GTGAAAGGTATTATATTATCCGGTGGTTCTGGTACGCGTCTACATCCTATAACTAAAAGTATTAGTAAGCAGTTACTTCCGATTTATGACAAACCCATGATTTATTATCCACTCAGCGCTCTAATGCTTGCGGGTATTCAGGAAATATTAATCATCACTAGCATTGAAGCCTTGCAGCAATACCAAGGTTTATTAGGAAACGGTCAACAATGGGGTATCAATCTTAATTATTTAACGCAAGAAAATCCAGAAGGATTAGCTCAAGCTTTTATCATAGGTGAAAAATTTATTGGCGACGATTCGGTAGCACTTATTTTAGGCGATAATCTGTTCTATGGAGAGAAATTTTCCGAAACTGTCAAATCCGCTGCTGGAAAACAATATGGCGCGCAGATTTTTTGTTATTATGTCAATGACCCAGAACGATATGGAGTTGCTGTGTTTGATAAAAAACAAAACTTGATTGATATTGAAGAGAAACCAAAACTTCCTAAATCCAATTGGGCTGTCACAGGTCTTTATTTTTATGATAATCAAGTGATTGATATTGCTAAAAATATTAAACCCTCGCAGCGTGGCGAATTAGAGATAACCGATGTTAATCTGAAATATTTATCACAAGGACAACTTGCTCATCGATTGATTAGTCGTGGTAGCACTTGGTTAGACACGGGAACCCATGATGCTTTATTAGAAGCATCACATTTTGTTCAAGTCGTTGAAAAGCGCCAAGGTCTTAAAATAGCTTGTTTAGAAGAAATTGCTTGGCGAAAGGGTTTTATTAATGCTGAAACTTTAGAGATTTCTGCACGTAAATTATTAAACTGTAGTTATGGTAATTATTTACTCGATATTATTAAGCGCGAATTATGA
- a CDS encoding glycosyltransferase has translation MMSKPAVLINIVLYHPDKNKVLNLINICSQYEKIKILLFDNTEDSQVFEFNKDKDVILIKSAKNVGVGGAHHTACQMAEAENFDFVLFFDQDSQLADNFIHDMILAFYQLKKIHPRLCAIGPTWHDPDLVNSKTRALKNKLRYLLKAPNLKHVLISSGMLISVPTLKHIGYPKKEYFIDLVDTEWCLRALYKNYQIVMSSDVVMSHRIGEVKKYKKLNVQYEQPIRYYYSIRNSFLLFHEENILLSHKIFILAGNLFKLRKIIFSPKPIQSLIAAGRGIKDGFLLIKRF, from the coding sequence ATGATGTCTAAACCTGCTGTATTAATTAATATCGTTCTTTATCATCCAGATAAAAACAAAGTTTTGAATCTAATTAATATTTGTTCTCAATATGAAAAAATAAAAATTTTATTATTTGATAATACCGAAGATTCCCAAGTGTTTGAGTTCAATAAAGATAAGGATGTTATCTTAATAAAAAGTGCAAAAAATGTTGGTGTAGGTGGTGCACATCATACTGCTTGTCAAATGGCAGAAGCAGAAAATTTCGATTTTGTATTATTTTTTGATCAGGATAGTCAGTTAGCAGATAATTTTATTCATGACATGATTTTGGCCTTTTATCAATTAAAAAAAATACATCCGCGTCTTTGCGCCATTGGACCAACATGGCATGATCCTGATCTTGTAAACTCAAAAACCAGAGCATTAAAAAATAAGCTTAGATATTTACTCAAAGCACCGAATCTAAAACATGTGTTAATTAGTTCCGGGATGTTGATTTCGGTTCCTACTTTAAAACATATTGGTTATCCAAAAAAAGAATATTTTATAGATTTAGTCGATACCGAATGGTGTTTACGTGCTTTATATAAAAATTATCAGATAGTAATGTCTTCTGATGTTGTAATGAGCCATAGAATAGGTGAAGTTAAGAAATATAAGAAGTTAAATGTTCAATATGAACAACCCATTCGCTATTATTATTCTATACGCAATAGTTTTTTGTTATTTCATGAAGAAAATATTTTGTTATCCCATAAGATTTTTATTTTAGCAGGGAACTTATTTAAATTAAGAAAAATAATTTTTTCTCCGAAACCTATACAAAGTTTAATTGCAGCGGGTCGGGGTATTAAAGATGGATTTTTATTGATAAAGCGATTTTAA
- a CDS encoding glycosyltransferase: protein MSGPTVLINIVLYNPDPSKVSELIRICCIYQQAKILLFDNSDNFQLLNYKKTEKIIFYKSAQNVGIAGAHYYACKLAEKGNYNFILFLDQDTQLPEFFVSNMILEFYQLQKIYSRLVAIGPSWKDPRTYDWHQEKNNKFTVKNILKKKFKIAIKINNLIRLNNVIISSGMLVLVKYLKNIGYPKKEYFIDLVDLEWCLRALSKDYHVEMVKNIQVKHTIGEIKKNKNRLIHYQNPLRYYYSIRNSFLLFREKQYPLDFRFFILIRNILEIKKIPFVPESKKSLLAAIRGIKDGIFIKKNY, encoded by the coding sequence ATGTCTGGCCCTACAGTTTTAATTAATATTGTACTTTATAACCCCGATCCATCCAAAGTATCAGAGCTTATTCGTATTTGTTGTATTTATCAACAGGCTAAAATTTTGTTATTTGATAATTCAGATAATTTCCAATTATTGAATTACAAAAAAACAGAAAAAATAATTTTTTATAAAAGCGCACAAAATGTGGGTATAGCGGGCGCGCATTATTACGCGTGTAAACTTGCTGAAAAGGGAAATTATAATTTTATACTATTTTTAGACCAAGATACGCAACTTCCTGAATTTTTTGTTAGTAATATGATATTAGAATTTTATCAATTACAAAAAATATATTCTCGTCTGGTAGCTATTGGACCTTCATGGAAAGATCCTAGAACTTATGATTGGCATCAAGAGAAAAACAATAAATTCACTGTGAAAAATATATTGAAAAAAAAATTTAAAATTGCAATAAAAATAAATAATTTGATAAGATTAAATAATGTTATTATTAGTTCTGGTATGTTAGTTTTAGTTAAATATTTAAAGAATATTGGTTATCCAAAGAAAGAGTATTTTATTGATTTAGTTGATTTGGAATGGTGTTTGCGCGCACTTTCTAAAGATTATCATGTTGAAATGGTAAAAAATATTCAGGTTAAGCATACTATTGGTGAAATTAAAAAAAACAAAAATAGACTTATCCATTATCAAAATCCACTTCGGTATTATTATTCTATACGAAATAGTTTTTTGCTTTTTCGAGAAAAACAATATCCCCTGGATTTTCGTTTTTTTATATTGATTCGAAATATATTGGAAATTAAAAAAATTCCTTTTGTTCCTGAATCTAAAAAAAGTTTATTAGCTGCAATCCGAGGCATAAAAGATGGGATTTTTATAAAAAAAAATTACTGA
- the rfbD gene encoding dTDP-4-dehydrorhamnose reductase produces the protein MSYSGNILLTGANGQLGNEIVNAAKNLNLKIYPVTRTQLNITNLAQIEYILATIKPNYIINAAAYTAVDKAEKESELAFSINALGVKNLAKIAQKYDIPLLHISTDYVFDGQKKNAYSEEDQARPLSAYGQSKLSGENFLRDIWCKHIILRVSWVFGAFGNNFVRTIIRLASERNELRIITDQKGAPTYAGDIAQALLKIIECLDKGQTDWGTYHYTGTPPLSWYEFAKKIVNEAKQHQQFILKEIIPITASEYPSIAHRPFNSELACQKITQTFNIKPNNWSDGLSNVIKILL, from the coding sequence ATGTCTTATTCTGGAAATATATTATTAACAGGTGCAAATGGTCAATTAGGTAATGAAATTGTTAATGCGGCGAAAAATCTTAACTTAAAAATATATCCTGTCACACGGACACAGCTTAATATTACAAATCTTGCACAAATTGAGTATATTTTAGCAACAATTAAACCAAATTATATTATTAATGCTGCAGCTTACACGGCGGTTGATAAAGCTGAAAAGGAAAGTGAGCTTGCTTTTAGTATAAATGCATTGGGGGTTAAAAACTTAGCTAAAATCGCTCAAAAATACGACATACCTTTATTGCATATTTCTACAGATTATGTTTTTGATGGTCAAAAAAAAAATGCTTATAGTGAAGAAGATCAAGCCCGACCCTTGTCTGCTTATGGTCAAAGTAAATTAAGTGGCGAAAATTTTTTAAGAGATATCTGGTGTAAACATATTATTTTACGGGTCAGTTGGGTGTTTGGAGCGTTCGGTAATAATTTTGTGAGAACTATTATTCGCTTAGCTAGCGAGCGAAATGAATTAAGGATTATTACTGACCAAAAAGGCGCTCCGACTTACGCGGGAGATATTGCCCAGGCGTTACTAAAAATAATAGAGTGTCTAGATAAGGGGCAGACTGATTGGGGCACTTACCATTATACTGGAACACCCCCTCTAAGTTGGTACGAATTTGCTAAGAAAATAGTGAATGAAGCAAAACAACATCAACAATTTATTCTAAAAGAAATTATACCTATTACGGCATCAGAATATCCCAGTATTGCACATAGGCCTTTTAATTCTGAGCTGGCTTGTCAAAAAATCACACAAACTTTTAACATTAAACCTAATAATTGGTCTGACGGTTTATCCAATGTGATTAAAATTTTATTATGA